In one window of Cynocephalus volans isolate mCynVol1 chromosome 6, mCynVol1.pri, whole genome shotgun sequence DNA:
- the BARX1 gene encoding homeobox protein BarH-like 1, which yields MQRPGEPGAARFGQPEGCADHRPHRYRSFMIEEILTEPPGPKGAAPAAAAAAAGELLKFGVQALLAARPFHSHLAVLKAEQAAVFKFPLAPLGCSGLGSALLAAGPGLPGAAGAPHLPLELQLRGKLEASGPGEPGTKAKKGRRSRTVFTELQLMGLEKRFEKQKYLSTPDRIDLAESLGLSQLQVKTWYQNRRMKWKKIVLQGGGLESPTKPKGRPKKNSIPTSEQLTEQERAKEAEKPAEVPGEPSDRSRED from the exons ATGCAGCGGCCGGGGGAGCCGGGCGCCGCGCGCTTCGGCCAGCCCGAGGGCTGCGCCGACCACCGGCCGCACCGCTACCGTAGCTTCATGATCGAGGAAATCCTCACCGAGCCGCCCGGGCCCAAGGGCGctgcgcccgccgccgccgccgccgccgcagggGAGCTGCTGAAGTTCGGTGTGCAGGCGCTGCTGGCGGCGCGGCCCTTCCACAGCCACCTGG CCGTGCTGAAGGCAGAGCAGGCGGCGGTGTTCAAGTTCCCGCTGGCGCCGCTCGGTTGTTCGGGGCTGGGCTCGGCGCTGCTGGCCGCCGGGCCTGGGCTGCCCGGCGCCGCGGGTGCGCCGCACCTGCCGCTGGAGCTGCAGCTCCGCGGGAAGCTGGAGGCTTCGGGCCCCGGGGAGCCGGGCACCAAGGCCAAGAAGGGGCGCCGGAGCCGCACCGTGTTCACCGAACTGCAGCTGATGGGCCTGGAGAAACGCTTCGAGAAGCAGAAATACCTCTCCACGCCGGACAG AATAGATCTTGCCGAGTCCCTGGGCCTGAGCCAGTTGCAGGTGAAGACGTGGTACCAGAATCGGAggatgaaatggaagaaaata GTGCTGCAGGGCGGCGGGCTGGAGTCCCCCACCAAGCCCAAGGGGCGGCCCAAGAAGAACTCCATCCCCACGAGCGAGCAGCTCACGGAGCAGGAGCGCGCCAAGGAGGCGGAGAAGCCGGCGGAGGTGCCGGGCGAGCCGAGCGACAGGAGCCGCGAGGACTAG